Proteins from one Puntigrus tetrazona isolate hp1 chromosome 10, ASM1883169v1, whole genome shotgun sequence genomic window:
- the trim23 gene encoding E3 ubiquitin-protein ligase TRIM23 isoform X1 produces the protein MAAAVGVNKQTSAASMESCVRHGRGTTSNAVKVLECGVCEDVFSLQGDKVPRLLLCGHTVCHDCLTRLPLHGRAVRCPFDRQVTELGDSGVWGLKKNFALLELLERLQNGASNQSGMSEDALREMGECIIRCDEDETHTASMYCTVCATHLCAECSQLTHSTRTLAKHRRVPLADKPHEKMLCPQHQVHAIEFVCLEDGCQPGPLMCCVCKEYGKHQGHKHAVLEAEANQIRASILDMAHCIRTFTEEVSEYSRKLVGIVQQIEGGEQIVEDSMGLAHTEHVPGTAESARSCVRAYFADLHETLCRQEEMALSVVDAHVRERLIWLRQQQEDMTILLSQVSTACLHCEKTLQQDDCRVVLAKQEINRLLETLQKQQQQFTELADHIQLDAGIPVTFTKDNRVHIGPKMEIRVVTLGLDGAGKTTILFKLKQDEFMQPIPTIGFNVETVEYKNLKFTIWDVGGKHKLRPLWKHYYLNTQAVVFVIDSCHRDRLMESHSELAKLLTEKELRDALLLIFANKQDVPGAVSVEEMTELLSLHKLCCGRSWHIQGCDARSGMGLHEGLDWLSRQLVAAGVLDVA, from the exons ATGGCCGCTGCTGTCGGTGTAAATAAACAGACGAGCGCAGCGTCGATGGAGTCGTGTGTGAGACACGGCCGAGGCACGACCTCAAATGCGGTGAAG GTGTTGGAGTGCGGTGTTTGTGAGGATGTGTTTTCACTGCAAGGCGACAAGGTGCCGCGGCTGCTGCTGTGCGGACACACGGTGTGTCACGACTGCTTGACCCGTCTGCCTCTCCACGGCAGGGCAGTTCGCTGCCCCTTTGACAGACAGGTCACTGAGCTGG GAGACTCGGGTGTGTGGGGCCTGAAGAAGAACTTTGCTCTGCTAGAACTGCTTGAACGGCTGCAGAATGGGGCCAGCAATCAGTCAGGCATGTCAGAGGATGCGCTTCGTGAGATGGGCGAG TGCATTATCCGCTGTGATGAGGATGAGACTCACACTGCTTCCATGTACTGTACGGTTTGTGCCACACACCTGTGCGCCGAGTGCTCCCAGCTCACCCACTCCACCCGGACACTGGCCAAACACCGGCGCGTGCCGCTGGCAGATAAACCCCACGAGAAGATGCTCTGTCCGCAGCATCAGGTGCATGCCATTGAGTTTGTCTGCCTGGAAGACGGCTGCCAGCCCGGGCCGCTCATGTGCTGCGTGTGCAAGGAGTACGGGAAGCACCAAGGACATAAG CATGCTGTATTAGAGGCTGAAGCCAACCAGATCCGAGCGTCCATCCTGGATATGGCACACTGCATCCGTACATTCACAGAGGAAGTGTCGGAGTACTCCAGGAAACTAGTGGGCATCGTGCAGCAGATCGAAGGAGGAGAGCAGATCGTGGAGGACAGCATGGGCCTGGCTCACACTGAACAC GTACCAGGAACAGCCGAGAGCGCCCGGTCTTGCGTGCGTGCCTATTTTGCGGATCTACATGAGACGCTGTGCCGTCAGGAGGAGATGGCTCTGAGCGTGGTGGACGCACACGTCCGAGAGAGGCTGATCTGGCTTCGACAGCAGCAGGAGGACATGACCATACTGCTGTCGCAGGTGTCCACCGCCTGTCTGCACTGCGAGAAAACACTGCAGCAG GACGATTGCAGGGTGGTTTTGGCGAAACAGGAGATCAACCGGTTACTAGAGACCCTGcagaaacagcagcagcagttcACAGAGCTGGCCGACCACATTCAGCTGGATGCAGGCATCCCTGTTACTTTCACAAAG GACAACCGTGTGCACATTGGTCCAAAAATGGAGATCCGGGTTGTGACTTTGGGTTTAGATGGAGCTGGAAAAACCACTATTCTCTTCAAACTGAAGCAGGACGAGTTTATGCAGCCCATACCGACTATAG GTTTTAATGTAGAAACGGTGGAGTACAAAAACCTGAAATTCACCATTTGGGACGTCGGTGGCAAACACAAACTTCGTCCGCTGTGGAAACACTACTATCTGAACACACAAG CGGTGGTGTTTGTGATCGACAGCTGTCACAGAGACCGGCTGATGGAGTCTCACAGCGAACTGGCCAAACTGTTGACGGAGAAAGAGCTCCGAGACGCTCTGCTGCTCATCTTCGCCAACAAACAG GACGTTCCCGGCGCGGTGTCTGTGGAGGAGATGACGGAGCTCCTGAGCTTACACAAACTGTGCTGTGGCCGCAGCTGGCACATCCAGGGCTGTGACGCCCGCAGCGGCATGGGTCTACACGAGGGCTTGGACTGGCTCTCACGCCAGCTGGTGGCCGCAGGAGTTCTGGACGTGGCCTGA
- the trim23 gene encoding E3 ubiquitin-protein ligase TRIM23 isoform X2, which produces MRMRLTLLPCTVRFVPHTCAPSAPSSPTPPGHWPNTGFVCLEDGCQPGPLMCCVCKEYGKHQGHKHAVLEAEANQIRASILDMAHCIRTFTEEVSEYSRKLVGIVQQIEGGEQIVEDSMGLAHTEHVPGTAESARSCVRAYFADLHETLCRQEEMALSVVDAHVRERLIWLRQQQEDMTILLSQVSTACLHCEKTLQQDDCRVVLAKQEINRLLETLQKQQQQFTELADHIQLDAGIPVTFTKDNRVHIGPKMEIRVVTLGLDGAGKTTILFKLKQDEFMQPIPTIGFNVETVEYKNLKFTIWDVGGKHKLRPLWKHYYLNTQAVVFVIDSCHRDRLMESHSELAKLLTEKELRDALLLIFANKQDVPGAVSVEEMTELLSLHKLCCGRSWHIQGCDARSGMGLHEGLDWLSRQLVAAGVLDVA; this is translated from the exons ATGAGGATGAGACTCACACTGCTTCCATGTACTGTACGGTTTGTGCCACACACCTGTGCGCCGAGTGCTCCCAGCTCACCCACTCCACCCGGACACTGGCCAAACACCGGC TTTGTCTGCCTGGAAGACGGCTGCCAGCCCGGGCCGCTCATGTGCTGCGTGTGCAAGGAGTACGGGAAGCACCAAGGACATAAG CATGCTGTATTAGAGGCTGAAGCCAACCAGATCCGAGCGTCCATCCTGGATATGGCACACTGCATCCGTACATTCACAGAGGAAGTGTCGGAGTACTCCAGGAAACTAGTGGGCATCGTGCAGCAGATCGAAGGAGGAGAGCAGATCGTGGAGGACAGCATGGGCCTGGCTCACACTGAACAC GTACCAGGAACAGCCGAGAGCGCCCGGTCTTGCGTGCGTGCCTATTTTGCGGATCTACATGAGACGCTGTGCCGTCAGGAGGAGATGGCTCTGAGCGTGGTGGACGCACACGTCCGAGAGAGGCTGATCTGGCTTCGACAGCAGCAGGAGGACATGACCATACTGCTGTCGCAGGTGTCCACCGCCTGTCTGCACTGCGAGAAAACACTGCAGCAG GACGATTGCAGGGTGGTTTTGGCGAAACAGGAGATCAACCGGTTACTAGAGACCCTGcagaaacagcagcagcagttcACAGAGCTGGCCGACCACATTCAGCTGGATGCAGGCATCCCTGTTACTTTCACAAAG GACAACCGTGTGCACATTGGTCCAAAAATGGAGATCCGGGTTGTGACTTTGGGTTTAGATGGAGCTGGAAAAACCACTATTCTCTTCAAACTGAAGCAGGACGAGTTTATGCAGCCCATACCGACTATAG GTTTTAATGTAGAAACGGTGGAGTACAAAAACCTGAAATTCACCATTTGGGACGTCGGTGGCAAACACAAACTTCGTCCGCTGTGGAAACACTACTATCTGAACACACAAG CGGTGGTGTTTGTGATCGACAGCTGTCACAGAGACCGGCTGATGGAGTCTCACAGCGAACTGGCCAAACTGTTGACGGAGAAAGAGCTCCGAGACGCTCTGCTGCTCATCTTCGCCAACAAACAG GACGTTCCCGGCGCGGTGTCTGTGGAGGAGATGACGGAGCTCCTGAGCTTACACAAACTGTGCTGTGGCCGCAGCTGGCACATCCAGGGCTGTGACGCCCGCAGCGGCATGGGTCTACACGAGGGCTTGGACTGGCTCTCACGCCAGCTGGTGGCCGCAGGAGTTCTGGACGTGGCCTGA
- the ppwd1 gene encoding peptidylprolyl isomerase domain and WD repeat-containing protein 1 encodes MASDVSRDGSENKRKLDDEDEDEGGWVGPLPSEATQTKKKKVLHYERLYLDNLPSASMYERSYMHRDVITHIVCSKTDFIITASQDGHVKFWKKKEDEGVEFVKHFRSHLGVIECISISAEGALLCSVGDDQAMKVFDVVNFDMINMLKLGFHPGQCEWIYNPGDAISTVACSEKSTGKIFVYDGRGSNQPLHTFEKMHSAPLSQIHLNPKYRVIVSADKAGMLEYWTGLPSEFKFPRQVAWQFKTDTDLYEFAKCKTYPTSLAFSQDGKKMATIATDRKVRIFRFLTGKLMRVFDESLTMFTELQQMRQQLPDMEFGRRMAVERELEKVDGIRLTNIIFDETGHFVLYGTMLGIKVINVETNRCVRILGKQENIRVVQLSLFQGVAKAMQAAPTIEMKASDNPALQSSDPDPTIFCTAFKKNRFYMFTKREPEDTKSADSDRDIFNEKPSKEEVMAATQAEGPKRVSDSAIIHTTMGDIHIKLFPVECPKTVENFCVHSRNGYYNGHIFHRVIKGFMIQTGDPTGTGMGGESIWGGEFEDEFHATLRHDRPYTLSMANAGPGTNGSQFFVTVVPTPWLDNKHTVFGRTTKGMEVVQRISNLKVNPKTDKPYEDISIINITVK; translated from the exons atggcGTCCGACGTGAGCCGTGATGGTTCCGAAAATAAACGCAAActagatgatgaagatgaagacgaAGGCGGATGGGTCGGGCCGCTGCCCAGCGAGGCCACACAAACCAAAAAGAAGAAAG TTCTTCATTATGAAAGATTGTATCTGGACAATTTACCCTCTGCCTCCATGTATGAGAGAAGTTACATGCACAGGGATGTTATAACACACATTGTTTGCTCCAA AACAGATTTTATCATAACGGCGAGTCAAGATGGACATGTGAAATTCTGGAAGAAGAAGGAGGATGAAGGTGTAGAGTTTGTCAAGCACTTCCGCAGCCATCTGG GTGTGATCGAGTGTATCTCCATCAGTGCGGAAGGAGCGCTGCTTTGCTCCGTGGGCGACGATCAGGCCATGAAAGTTTTTGATGTTGTTAACTTCGACATGATCAACATGCTCAAACTCGG attTCATCCAGGCCAGTGTGAATGGATCTATAATCCGGGAGATGCCATCTCTACCGTGGCCTGTTCCGAGAAGTCGACTGGGAAGATTTTTGTATACGACGGAAGGGGAAGTAATCAGCCTCTGCACACGTTTGAAAAGATGCACTCGGCGCCGCTGTCTCAGATCCACCTGAATCCGAAGTATCGCGTCATCGTGTCCGCCGATAAAGCCGGGATGTTGGAATACTGGACCGGGCTCCCGAGCGAATTCAAGTTTCCGCGGCAGGTGGCGTGGCAGTTCAAGACGGACACAGACTTGTACGAGTTCGCCAAATGCAAAACGTATCCCACCAGCCTGGCGTTCTCCCAAGACGGCAAGAAAATGGCCACCATCGCCACCGACCGCAAAGTCCGGATTTTCCGTTTTCTCACCGGAAAGCTGATGCGAGTGTTCGACGAATCGTTGACC ATGTTCACAGAGCTCCAGCAGATGCGGCAGCAGTTGCCTGATATGGAGTTTGGCCGCAGAATGGCGGTGGAGCGAGAGCTGGAGAAGGTGGACGGCATCCGTCTGACCAACATCATCTTCGACGAGACCGGCCACTTCGTGCTGTACGGCACCATGCTGGGCATTAAAGTCATAAACGTGGAGACCAACAG GTGTGTACGGATCCTGGGCAAACAAGAGAACATCCGTGTGGTGCAGCTGAGTCTGTTTCAGGGAGTAGCCAAGGCCATGCAGGCCGCACCGACCATCGAGATGAAGGCCTCCGACAACCCGGCGCTGCAGAGCTCCGATCCAGACCCCACCATCTTCTGCACCGCCTTCAAGAAGAACCGCTTCTACATG ttcacaAAGAGAGAGCCAGAGGACACCAAGAGTGCCGATTCTGACCGTGACATCTTTAACGAGAAGCCGTCTAAAGAGGAAGTGATGGCCGCCACGCAAGCAGAAGGGCCGAAAAGAGTGTCTGACAGTGCCATTATTCACACCACCATGGGCGACATCCATATCAAACTCTTTCCAGTGGA atgtCCCAAAACTGTGGAGAACTTCTGCGTCCACAGCAGGAACGGTTATTACAACGGACACATATTTCATCGTGTCATCAAG GGCTTCATGATCCAGACCGGAGACCCCACGGGGACGGGGATGGGTGGAGAGAGCATCTGGGGAGGAGAGTTTGAGGACGAGTTCCACGCCACTCTGAGGCACGACAGACCCTACACCCTCAGCATGGCCAACGCAGGCCCCGGAACCAACGGCTCGCAGTTTTTCGTCACGGTCGTCCCAACT CCCTGGCTGGACAACAAGCACACGGTCTTTGGGAGGACCACTAAAGGTATGGAGGTGGTCCAGAGGATCTCCAACTTGAAAGTCAACCCCAAAACCGACAAACCGTACGAAGATATCAGCATCATAAACATCACTGTCAAATAA